The Parus major isolate Abel chromosome 4, Parus_major1.1, whole genome shotgun sequence genome has a window encoding:
- the MRPS18C gene encoding 28S ribosomal protein S18c, mitochondrial gives MAARAVAARRPWQRLVPAALWARPRRLQHEGQPERSDQPIHMENPYKDPPKRCVLCGINVDYKNVQLLSQFVSPYTGSIYGRHITGLCNKKQKEITKAIKRAHVFGFMPIMFKNPQFLTDPKLCNIKHPE, from the exons ATGGCAGCGCGGGCCGTGGCGGCGCGGAGGCCGTGGCAGCGCCTGGTTCCCG CCGCGCTGTGGGCGCGGCCGCGCCGCCTGCAGCATGAGGGACAGCCTGAGCGCTCCGACCAG CCCATACACATGGAGAACCCCTATAAAGACCCTCCAAAGAGATGTGTCTTATGTGGAATAAACGTGGACTATAAGAATGTGCAG CTTCTTTCCCAGTTTGTTTCTCCATATACTGGCTCCATTTATGGCAGGCATATCACAG GCTTGTGTaacaagaagcagaaggaaattacAAAGGCCATTAAAAGAGCTCATGTATTTG gaTTTATGCCGATTATGTTTAAGAACCCACAATTTCTCACAGACCCCAAGTTATGTAATATCAAACATCCAGAGTGA
- the ABRAXAS1 gene encoding BRCA1-A complex subunit Abraxas 1 isoform X1 → MEGESTSALLSGFVFGALAFQHLSTDSDTEGFLLGDVKGEAKNSITDSQMDDVEVVYTIDIQKHIPCYQLFSFYNSAGDLNELALKKILSGYKKSVIGWYKFRRNTDQIMTFRERVLHKNLQSHLSNQGLVFLLLTSSVMTESCSTYRLEHALHRPQEGLFQKVPLVVTNLGMAEQQGYRTVSGSCVSSGFVRAVRQHRSEFFHEDGSLQEVHKINEMYATLQEELKKICITVEVSERSVEKLLTEVRQLKEEIKRKKQQNCSGEDENHPAEPKENVFLCQALQTFFPNSGLQTCIVSFKGRQLSKNCCNIDHHINVMDKLTLMVEETDFTEAETRHLNKRKVRGSTTVSKSFKKSRSLQLHQESFQDQEDSDQERKLTLSSTETDEDVFEKSRDANEYPHSPTF, encoded by the exons GAAGGTTTTCTCCTTGGAGATGTGAAAGGTGAAGCCAAGAACAGCATTACAGACTCACAAATGGATGATGTTGAAGTTGTTTATACAATCG aCATACAGAAGCATATTCCATGCTACCAGTTGTTCAG CTTTTATAATTCTGCAGGAGACCTGAATGAACTTGCCCTGAAGAAAATACTATCAGGCTATAAGAAG AGTGTAATAGGATGGTACAAATTCAGACGTAACACAGACCAGATCATGACATTCCGGGAAAGAGTGCTCCATAAAAACCTGCAGTCACACCTATCAAACCAGGGGCTTGTATTCCTCCTTTTAACCTCTAGCGTGATGACAGAAAGTTGTTCTACTTACAGATTGGAACATGCTCTACATCGGCCTCAGGAAGG TCTTTTCCAGAAAGTCCCCTTGGTGGTTACCAACTTGGGCATGGCAGAACAGCAAGGTTACAGAACAGTGTCTGGTTCCTGTGTATCCTCTGGTTTTGTGAGAGCTGTGAGACAACACAG GTCAGAATTCTTCCATGAAGATGGGTCCCTACAAGAGGTCCATAAGATAAATGAGATGTATGCCACCTTGCAGGAGGAACTGAAG aaaatatgCATTACAGTAGAAGTCAGTGAACGATCTGTAGAGAAACTTTTAACAGAAGTGAGacaattaaaagaagaaataaagaggaaaaagcaacaaaattgtTCGG gaGAAGACGAAAACCACCCAGCAGAGCCAAAGgagaatgttttcctttgtcagGCACTGCAAACATTTTTCCCCAATTCTGGACTTCAGACATGCATTGTTTCCTTCAAAGGCCGACAATTATCCAAGAACTGCTGTAACATAGACCACCATATTAATGTCATGGACAAACTGACTCTCATGGTAGAGGAAACAGACTTCACTGAAGCTGAAACAAGGCATCTAAACAAGCGTAAAGTCAGGGGATCCACAACAGTTTCAAAGTCATTCAAAAAATCCAGATCATTGCAGCTTCACCAAGAATCATTTCAAGATCAAGAGGACAGTGACCAGGAAAGGAAGCTTACGCTGAGTAGCACTGAAACAGATGAGGATGTGTTTGAAAAAAGCAGAGATGCAAATGAATACCCACACTCTCCTACTTTCTGA
- the ABRAXAS1 gene encoding BRCA1-A complex subunit Abraxas 1 isoform X2, with translation MLPVVQSVIGWYKFRRNTDQIMTFRERVLHKNLQSHLSNQGLVFLLLTSSVMTESCSTYRLEHALHRPQEGLFQKVPLVVTNLGMAEQQGYRTVSGSCVSSGFVRAVRQHRSEFFHEDGSLQEVHKINEMYATLQEELKKICITVEVSERSVEKLLTEVRQLKEEIKRKKQQNCSGEDENHPAEPKENVFLCQALQTFFPNSGLQTCIVSFKGRQLSKNCCNIDHHINVMDKLTLMVEETDFTEAETRHLNKRKVRGSTTVSKSFKKSRSLQLHQESFQDQEDSDQERKLTLSSTETDEDVFEKSRDANEYPHSPTF, from the exons ATGCTACCAGTTGTTCAG AGTGTAATAGGATGGTACAAATTCAGACGTAACACAGACCAGATCATGACATTCCGGGAAAGAGTGCTCCATAAAAACCTGCAGTCACACCTATCAAACCAGGGGCTTGTATTCCTCCTTTTAACCTCTAGCGTGATGACAGAAAGTTGTTCTACTTACAGATTGGAACATGCTCTACATCGGCCTCAGGAAGG TCTTTTCCAGAAAGTCCCCTTGGTGGTTACCAACTTGGGCATGGCAGAACAGCAAGGTTACAGAACAGTGTCTGGTTCCTGTGTATCCTCTGGTTTTGTGAGAGCTGTGAGACAACACAG GTCAGAATTCTTCCATGAAGATGGGTCCCTACAAGAGGTCCATAAGATAAATGAGATGTATGCCACCTTGCAGGAGGAACTGAAG aaaatatgCATTACAGTAGAAGTCAGTGAACGATCTGTAGAGAAACTTTTAACAGAAGTGAGacaattaaaagaagaaataaagaggaaaaagcaacaaaattgtTCGG gaGAAGACGAAAACCACCCAGCAGAGCCAAAGgagaatgttttcctttgtcagGCACTGCAAACATTTTTCCCCAATTCTGGACTTCAGACATGCATTGTTTCCTTCAAAGGCCGACAATTATCCAAGAACTGCTGTAACATAGACCACCATATTAATGTCATGGACAAACTGACTCTCATGGTAGAGGAAACAGACTTCACTGAAGCTGAAACAAGGCATCTAAACAAGCGTAAAGTCAGGGGATCCACAACAGTTTCAAAGTCATTCAAAAAATCCAGATCATTGCAGCTTCACCAAGAATCATTTCAAGATCAAGAGGACAGTGACCAGGAAAGGAAGCTTACGCTGAGTAGCACTGAAACAGATGAGGATGTGTTTGAAAAAAGCAGAGATGCAAATGAATACCCACACTCTCCTACTTTCTGA